The DNA window CAAAATAATAGTCTCATTGACCCTTGCTTGCCCTGTTGTGACCTCCAACTGGACTCAGCTTTTTTTCTAGTTACCATGATGTCACTGTGCACTGAGCTGTCAGGTCTCAGGCGGTGACTGACACAGCCTACTCAGCCTTGTAGCCGATGTTAGTCACAGTGTGACGGACTGGTCACAGAGCAGCATCGCTGAcccttctctctcctccttaGTCTTATTCTACTGTAAAAATGAGGTGTTGTAACACGTTTTTCCCTAGAAATGCTGCAGATTGTTTGTTCTCTGGTTTATTTCCTCTGTTGGTTGTAacttttcatttgttgtgatgGTCGCTTTGAATCAGATCGCCACCCTTTAATCTCGACAGTAAGCAAAAAGCATTCAGttgtattttctctctttctcgcaGATCAATAGCCATGTCTTCCAGCTCAGCGAATGTGCGGATCCTGATAAAGGGCGGCAAAGTGGTGAACGACGACTGCACCCAGGAGGCCGATGTCTACATCGAGAATGGCATCATCCAGCAGGTGGGGAAGGAGCTGATGATCCCAGGTGGGGCCAAAGTGATTGACGCCTCGGGGAAACTGGTGCTTCCTGGGGGTATCGACACCAGTGTCCACCTGGaggagagcttcatgaatgccACCACGGCAGATGATTTCTATAGCGGCACCAAGGTAAGAGCCTTTTCAAAATGGAATGAAAAATGGTCTCGTTTGTAAGTAAAGCAACTTATGCTGTTCAATTGTGAAGAAGCAAAAAAGCTAATTTAATGCTTTAGCACCTTTATCAAAACAGGACAGGTTAAGATTCAGAAGCCactgaattattttcttttttaaaggctTCCCACTGATGTTAATTTTAGCCACAGTGTCAGTGAGGCTTTATTATTCTGTTTTGATGCTTCTTAATATTTGGGGATCAAGTATGTTGGTTATTTTAGGCAGAGGTACTTTTGCTGTCAAAGTTAagaacaaagaagtggaaaataatataaaagaatAATAGAtataaagcaaaacagaatgaaaacagcacattaaaagtgatttaaatgaAGCAGATGAAGATGTCATCTTAGATACAGATTTAAAGTCCACTCCTCCTTCCCTTAAGAGAGCCAGAAGTGATCTATCCATTACTTTGCAGATAAGCAGAGCACAGAAATTCCTTTGAAAAAAATGGCAGATAAAATAGTGACGAAGCATTTAGCTGAAAAACAGTAAGTGCCAACCAGACACAGCTTGTGATGGGCATTATTGACatcaaaaacagctggttattAAGGAAATAAGAAgtgtatatataaatgtaaatctCACAAGGTTGCAGAGTTTATTTCTCCAAAATCACACTGAGATGTTTTGGCACTTTGCTCTGGGCTTGGGTGCCTGCCAGGAAATTTTGGAGGCTGATACGACTGGGATACTCCACTCTGGTTCAGGGCACAATGATGACTCATCACTCTGGAGCACTTTCAGTTAATGGGAGCTAAGAGGTGACGGATGCTGCAAGCGGACGGGCCCGTAGATGCTGGTGACAGACACAATTCTTCGCCGTTCTCTGTCTCCGCTGCTCattcctctcctctgtctccctcctGGCCCCTCCCTGCCTGCTCCACCGCTGCCATACTCCAGAATAAGTCCAGAGACAAATGCAGATCAGTATCTGTTTCCATGGATACCGGGGGGCTGCTGCAAAGATTGCCGCAAAGCCTTTTCACTCACGCTATTGTGCAAGGAGACAATGGTTCTCAGACCCACGCCCCCCTCACACCCGTCCTCCGTACACACTACTCGACTCTCTGGGGTCAGCTGACAGATGCTCGGTGAAGCATGCACTTATACACAAAACACACCCTGTCTTCACTTGTTTGGATTATTGAGATTTTCTGTAGCTTGTGTTTGAAACATCTAAATCTGCTTTTAGGGAGTTGAAAAGTAGGAAATGCTGATTCTGAAAAGAAATTATATAGTTTATAGGTTTCAATACCACATGATTACACTGTACAGAGCACTTGATCCTGTGCTTTAACTATTGAAGTATTTATAGTTCCCATAGCAGTAATGTGAAGATAACCATAAGCGTTAATGGTAATTGAAGCTATTATTTTTATGCTAAGACCTGGGGCTGTGCTGATTAGTAGATTAAAGTTCTTTTAGTATTTATGGGCTTCATAAATCAATGCCTTCTGCATTAAGGTTCATTTCAGTTAAGGTCGTTTCATTAAATCTCAGATTATTTAAGTCTTAAACTGCAGCTGAGGAtactaaacacacacagtttttacACTGAAAAATCATAAATGAAAGAATGGCAGAGCAGTGAATACACCACGTCATTTTTGCAAATTATTCTACAGCATTACAGCAGACTTTATAAGTAACTTGAGAGCTACTCTTTGGTTTTCTTCCAGGCTGCTTTGGCTGGTGGCACAACCATGGTGATCGGACATGTTCTGCCTGAGAAGAACGAGTCTTTGCTGGAAGCCTACGAGAAGTGCCGCAGCTCAGCCGACTCCAAGTCCTGCTGTGACTACGCTCTGCATGTGGGAGTTACTTGGTGGGGACCCAAGGTACTTCAACGCAATCgctctttgtcattttaatgcccccccccccccccccccccccccccccccgcgcgaTCACttcttttaaaggaaaaaactcTCTAGTCTAAGGTTTTACAGCTCACAACATAATAATAACGTAATAATAACATAATCATACGCCATCATAAATTACTTGATCAGAAAGAcaagaaatttattttattgacttttaaaaactgtaaaatgcaattttagatttttatttaaacaatgaGATCCACATTAACAGATAATAGCATATATCCTCTGGATATATTTTATCCAGTTTATGTACCATAATagtatcctttaaaaaaaactaaatgagaaaaaataagAATGAAAAATTCCCTGAGATatgaattttacatttttgaccattatgAGAGACGGGGATTTATAACTCTTGGAAAGATAAGAAATCAACTACGATTCCACTTACTCACAGGAATAAATGATGGAAAACAAATAATGGCATTAAACAAAAAGATTTAACTACATGTTTGCCATGTTTGAGCTCATGTCATCCTTCCTCTTGTGCAGGTTCGAGCTGAGATGGAGAAGCTGGTGAGAGACAAAGGAGTGAACTCCTTTCAGATGTTCATGGCTTATAAGGACATGTTCATGCTACGGGATAGTGAACTATTCCAGGTCCTGCAGCACTGTAAGGACATCGGAGCCATAGCGAGGGTCCATGCTGAGAACGGCGAGCTTGTGGCAGAGGTAAGGGATATTTATTCAAATTTCTGGGAATTATAATGCGTACACACAAATGAAATTATCataaaagtttatttaattgcattttcctttattttgtttttgatcaacatttgctttttttttttttctcagggcGCCAAGGAAGCATTGGATCTGGGCATCACTGGCCCAGAAGGGATTGAAATCAGCAGGCCTGAAGAGGTACAAAAATTCATTCAAATTATAACTAACAATACTCTTCATGATATTCAAACTCTTGTCAAGagtataaaatacttttttctatGACTGAATTACTGCATTACTTTGATTTACTGTAATTTCCTTTCAGTTGGAAGCAGAGGCAACCCACAGGGCAATTACCATCGCCAACAGGGTGAGTAGGAGGTCagaaaaatatacaatataGAAATAAAGATAAGGTCATTATAAACTCCAGGAATGTTAAACTTAAGACATTTTAATCACCATTGTTAGCAATGCTGATATTACCGTTTAACTCCAAAGATAATCTGTTACATCCTCATAGAACTACTATGGCTGTCTTTAAATTCTTACAGATTTTATATCCAACTTTCAAGATATGATTGAAGtccagactttcagctttaattcaaggggtttagtGAAAGTATtgtattaactgtttaggaattacagccattttcatACACAGCTTCCCCATTGTCAGAGGCTCAAGTGTAATTGTACAGTTGACTGataagcagtttcatggccaagTAGATTAAGCAGAACAAAAAGATGTAGAATTGAGTTCAAGTACTAATCTTGCATTCATTAGCTTTTCACTGGATCTCTTAATATGATGTCCAAAGAGATCTTAATGTctgtgaaggaggccatcattaggctgaaaaaaataaaactatcagTGAGatagcaaaaactttaggagtggccaaatcaagaATCTGGTACATTCTTgtagaagacaactaaagtggatGATTGCACAGTTCTTTTCTTGGTTAAGAAAAATTCCTTTGCAATATCTggccaagtcaagaacactcgaGGAGGTAGGTGTATCATTGCCAAAGTCTACAATCacgagggtttacaacaagttGCAAACCAGTGTTTACACGCAAGAACGGGAAAGTATGTAGAAGGAAAGGACCAGTTTGAGGGAGAAAGTTTGTTTGTCCCATTACTTTTGAGATTCTGAAAATTGGGAATCgtgtataaaaatggttgtaattcctaaacagctaatgcaatacttttgttaaacctcttGTATTAAAGCATCTGTACAAAAACCTATGGACATAACTGTATaacctgtgttttctgttaGGCCCACTGCCCAATCTATCTCGTGAATGTCTCCAGTATGTCTGCTGGAGATGTAGTGGCTACAGCCAAGATGCAAGGTGAGGCTTTTTATCTTTTACATTCAGTGTTGCTATCGTTTGAGCAAGTAATAATGTATTCATTTGATGAGATTTGATCTAcacttacaaaataaaaatacttaaatGTTACTTAAGTGTCTGCTTTAATCGTCAGCATAGTGTCCCAAAGTAAACTCAAAatcactgtttgtttgtcttaCTTACACTATTATTTGAGCTAATATGTGTCTTTATTGAACTGTCTGACCACAGGCAAGGTGGTCCATGGAGAAACTACCACAGCCAATGCTGTCCTGAATGGGATGCAGTACTATCATCATGACTGGTGTCATGCAGCTGCCCATGTGACTGTGCCTCCTCTCCGCCTGGACCCCAATACTCCAAATTTCCTAATGAGCCTGCTGggaaagtgagagaaaaaaaaagactgtaaaaTCTGTCATTAAGTTCAATTTAAAATGAGTGTTTCTGGTTTCTTCCACTGATTAAGTAATGAATGTGACTAAATATGACTTCCTTTGTCCTACTTCAGCGACACTCTGAATGTTTTGGGATCTGACCATCGTCCGTTCACCATCAAGCAGAAAGCCATGGGCAAGGATGATTTCACAAAGATCCCTCATGGACTTCCTGGCATTCAAGACCGTATGAGTGTCATCTGGGAAAAAGGGGTGGTATGTATGGCTCTTTTGTTCTTGTCTGGCTACCAGAGAACTTCCACAAATGAGACATCTGTTTTGATGGTTATGAATGTGAACTTTTAAGAAACATGTACAGGCAGAAgagacacaaaaacatcttGGCCTTCTTTTGATAGGTCAGATGATTTAgtagcattttgtgtttatccATACTATtagaaatgcatttaaatttgtgtACTTGTTCTAATTCACAGATTGGAGGTAAAATGGATGAGAATCGCTTTGTAGCAGTCACAAGCTCAAATGCAGCTAAGATCTACAACCTCTACCCAAGGAAAGGCAGGATCATCCCAGGAGCAGAtgctgatgtggtagtctgggACCCAGAGGGATCCAAGTATGAAActcaatccatccatttatcgACCAGCTcgtctcagtgcagcttttatcTCGAAGCTGTAAGGCTGATCCAGCTTTTGCCTAGCTAAACTGGGTCACTTCTGTTTTTTCATCTCTCTACAGGATCATTTCTGTGGAGAGCCAGGTCCAGGGAGGGGATATAAACCTGTATGAAGGTCTGCGGTGTCATGGTGTACCCCTGGTCACCATCAGCCGTGGACGTCTGGTCTATGAAAATGGCATGTTCACATGTGCTGAGGGCTCTGGAAAGTTTTGCCCACTGAGGACTTTCCCAGATTACCTCTACAAGAAGATGGTTCAGAGAGAAAAGGTATCAGACTGACCTGAAATACACTTTAAGTAAACATAGACATGCTTAGCATTTGGTTAAGGGTTCAGAAACTCTGATTTTATGATAGGATGATACAGCAAAGTTGTTTTGCATATTCTTCTCTAACACTGGTGCTGCTTTCcctacactgttaaaaaaaatcttgtcaaATGAACATTCAAACATTCTGGCAGCTGGGGAAGTAGAAaaattccttaaaaaaaagaggaaattttCTTTTCCctataaaataaagtaaaaaaaaaaattaatctggcCCACTGTTGCGGGCAGGGCTCGAACTACCAACTTTCTGACCAGTAGGTGATGTGCTCCACCCCCTGAGATACAGTCAGGCCAAACGGCACCTGTTGTGCCCTGTTGGTCTCCCATTCAATACTATCCAGGCCCGACCGCACTTAGCTTGCAAGCTCAGAGGAGATCAGACATGATCAGGCTGTAAACTGTTTTGACAGCTTACTAGTACTTGCAGATGTTATATACTCCAtccctccattttcttctgcttatccggggctgggttgcaggggcagcagcctaagcagagaagcccagacctcgaTGTGGAGGGGGGcttactcctccacatcaaaaagagccagttgaggtggttcgggcatctgactaggatgcctcctgggtgaggtgctaCCGgaaggaggccctggggcagacccaggacacgctggagagattatatctttcgGCTGGCCTGGGGTTCCCCCAGATAAGTTTGAGGAGGTAGCTGAAGAAAGAgtggtctgggcttctctgtttaggctgctgctcctgcacCCAGATAGTggttaaatggaagaaaatggatggatggatggatggatggaataataaaaatgaaaatttttccCCTCGATTTTTCTGGTGAAAACTTCCATGATGACACAGCATATCTgttatttaatgaacaaatttatgtgaaattacagacattttttgtCTCATTATGCACTCAATGCATCATATTGTGGATATGCATTTACATCAATAAACTAGAATTTAGCAGTTTTATCTTTAAACTAAACATGACAAATTATGTTACACTTGTGACTGCATTTTTAAAGTCCTTTTATCAGGAAAAATAATTGATTTcctgtaaaaaaattttttaaaaaaatcacgtTTATTCACaggtcatttttttcacattattttacatgttAATTCACAgtctatttttgtaattttattgatatttcacatatttcaaaataaaattctgtAAAGTTTATAGAATAAATTCTGTTAAATTACaggttttttttacagtgtactgTGCTGATTACACTGCATATACTTCATAAAAATCTTTTGAGATAGCAGTACTAAAAAGGTAAAGGCCAcagtaaaggtcaaaggttggttggttggttggttaaaAGTAAATCAGAGCTGcagtcattttaattaattatttcgAAATCATTTTAATGCATGAATCTTTCTTATGctatatttctgtattttctgtctgttaCATGCATTTAttgtagttttgtatttatAGTTTATTATGGTTTTATGAAATGATGCATTGTCGAGGTTAAAGCCCAACTATAGGGACAAAGGTTGGAAATTAGCAATAGCTATAAACTCTCTGTGCAGGACATCAGTCTCATGCTCATTTGTGAGAGGGAAGTGCTTCCAGAGCTGTGGAGCTGCCAACACAAAGCACAGTTCCCCTCACTGATTAACCTTGATTACCATTTCAAAGCAGTTGTTCTTAGAGTCTAAGAAATTATGGGGTGGAGTTGAGAAATATGGGGgccttttttttagattctgaaAAGGGGACATGTCCGACAAGATTAAGTAACCAAAGTAGGTACTACTTCAACTGTCATTCTCTACAAAGCATTGTTTTTAAGGGATATTTGTTGGTGTATGTGTTTGCCAGTGCCAGGCAGTGAAAGCTGTGGAGCGGGAGCCCTACACAGGTGAAGTCGTTGCTGTGGTAAATTCTGGAAAGAGGGACACCGGCTCTTCAGATCTGGACACTCCGACACGCCCCTGCACCCGTCATGGGGGCATGAGGGACCTCCATGAGTCCAGCTTCAGCCTGTCTGGTGAGGATCAGCTGATTCATTGTAGCAACGTTGTGCATTTTATAATTAATACATTATAGGTATATAAAAATAGGGATTTCCATGTTAATGGAAACAAAGGAATATTGGTAActtgtgttgctgctgctgttgatgcTGCTGGTGGTCTTAAAAAACTATATAAAGGCTGGCCTGATGAGGGTGCTATAGTCAAAGTAACTTGGAATAACAGTGCTGTTGGCTCATGTTTGGGATTCAATTTGTTTGCATgttattttaagctttttttgtgATAGGTCTGTACATTTGTACCACttttcaaataaatgttttggcAACTTTAGATACAGAAACCAGACACCATAATATTCAGTTATATTCTTCACATAGGCATCCATAATCAGAGCAGCACTTACTGATTAACTGCTGACATGGAAATGAGGAGTGACAGGCAGCAGAAGTTAGGTTAGAAACAGGGTAGAGGTTTCTGGCACAACCTCACCTGTTTCCAAGGTGCATGCAGAAGAACATAAAGTCTTAAAGCTTCATAAAGCTCCAGAAACACTTGTAGTATGAAGAACTTTCAGCAAAAGTTTCTGGCCAGACTGAAAACCAGGGAATAAACTGAGGCAGAGTTGGCACCTCTAATCTGTAACGTAACTTTTTGCTTGGGGAGTCGCTTTACCTGGGAAGGCAATAGTTATAGTGTGGCTGTAGTTATGATAAACATTTATGCTGAAAGAATCATTGCATTTTACCTTACATCCAATTACTTAccaataatttaattaaaaccaAATGATTTTATTAAATGGAATGCAAAGAAATCCTTTTAACTATGCTCCATTTCCTAAATCTCCCTGGAACTTAACATAAGCTGTTTAGAGACGCCTTTGCTATATTACTACAAAGTATGACTGAGCTGCATGTAGGTTCTTCAAGGAAATAGCAGTTCTTTGTTTCTCACTGTTCACAGTGATTCTGTCCACTGTTTCTCCAGGTGCTCAAATTGATGACAACATTCCAAAGAGATCCTCGGCCAGGATCcttgctcctcctggtgggagaTCCAGCGGGATCTGGTAACCAATCAGATGGCCGCTACATAAAGCAGAAGAACAAGATCGGAGGAAAATGTATGGCCAAGCAAGAAGACCTGTTTTTACTTTCTGGAATCTTAGAACATGTGTGGAGTAATGaagtcatgttttcattttgaactcAGTGCTGTTATTTAGAATTGTAAAATTGTATGACATGGCTGTAATAATACTGCAATATGGCCAGGGGAAGTGTTTGCTAAGCGGTTATTGCTACCAAATTCCAGTGAAACGTTAACCAAATATAagcagcagataaaaaaaaatgagttgcCGTTGAGTTACTTTGGTTATTGGATCCTGGTAGGGGAAAAATGTTGAGTCTTATTAACAGGTTTAGAAATATGAAGGTGAGTCAAGGTTTTTATGATGCGATTGTGTTACCTCACTGTATAATACGATTTTGCACTTGTATCATGTACTATTTAGATGCCTTTTTACATGATTTAATGTCACAGATGtcacaaaatgtctttttacCGCGAGCCATGATGAATGAAGTGTGACAAATTATTACGAGGATGTCGACACAACATAAATATGTCAGTTGTGGAAGAGTTGCCACTGAtcaaatgatgaaaaatatCATAGTTCAAGCTTActgttcttattttattttttttttaatatatatattgtattatttgttatttttctttgatgCTACTATGTTGGAATAATTTCACAAGTAAGAATGAAGTCTTTGTTCAGTGGTTCATCAAGTTAACAGCCTTATAGCAGAATAGACTTCTGTTCCACCTCCACCAAATGTGAATGAAGCTATGCTGTGAGTACTGTGCATGTTATCATAGCTAGAACTACATTAACAAGCACTGATGTTGAACATGTTACGTAGCATCTTTTGTGATCATATTTATATCCACAGAGAGCAAAAAGTCTCACCCAAATTGCCTTTTTCTCACCTGAGAACACTGATACCCTGAAACACATCATTCAATACCGCTGGTGCAGATCATGACATGGTGAtcgctgtaattttttttttatttttttttttaagagtaggCACTTTTGACAACTTTGGTTCATTGTGGTCTGAAATGACAGGGTGTTAATGGTCATCTGACTGAGACTTTTAATGTAGCATACCACTGTGAAGCATATGCAATGCTTAACAAATATATTAGACCACCTTTGATGCTACTATGTGTAAgttttatgccacagctgccctaaattaactgTATTGCTAAttatcaaaatgatttttttgtttccgtaatggttaatccaccagtatttatacaaaaaaactgaaagcatACAAAAGCACACGATTAAATTTTGATTAAGGtgacaaattacagttattttacTTGCCTTCTGGAACAGAAAAAATTGTTTTActggttgaatgttatgcttgaatAATTTAGAACTCAAAATTTGTGCGGGCTCAAATTTTGggtgtaaaaatgtgaatttggtttgttatttgcctaataaataacactataaatttgaattttaaacaaggttttgacagatttcttaaatatttgtgttttcttgtttttataacAGGCAGTCTAATAATTATTTTAGCATTCACAAAGTTGAAGTGTGTCTTCAGAGGATCAGATGCCTTCTTATGACACTGAAAGTTTGTATGTTTGCATAGCAACTCCAGAAAATCACTGATACTTTTTCAAGTTCTCGTCTACTGTAGTTTTACTGTTCATTATTTAGTTACTACATTTTGCTTGTGAATGTTTGTCTTGATAActgatttgtttttgcattgttttgtttttgtttggttttttgtattttggtcATGTGTACAGGATTTAGCTCATTTTAGGTGCATCTATGTTTACAAGATCCTCAGTCGTGCTACAGTAAGAGTCCTCCATTATTGTTTCTTGGACAGATTTCACTTTTTTGCGCCAGTGCATCTTGCTGTGTCTTTTCCCTCCCTAACGTACACTGGTGCTGAACAATGTGTCGTCACATTGAATccttttatctctctctctctctctctttttttcttttctttgcagctCTCTATCACATGATGTGAGTGCAAATAAACCACACTGAAATTAAATCCTGTGTCTGATTGCTGTCTATACTAGCCGatatattaaacattttttcactTGAAGATTTCCATTTTatgctgttttatatttttacatccCAGTTTGAGGAAAAGACTTTGCAGTGTTTATCCTTCTGAATTTAGTGGACATTTGTCATTGCTTGTTCTTTTATCCAACTCTTTTGGCTTAGGTTGTCTTGGGGGGGCCTTTGTCTGACCACTTGATTGGAAATTATCAGACTGGACTTACATTTATAGATACAATAGATACTGGCAACAGTATTAACACTTTAATGATGTTTGAAAATTAGATCAGTCGGCAGAAATTCTCCTTGTAACAGAGTATTTTAAATTGTGGCACTAACAGTTATCTGTAGAAAATTATCACTGTACTTTGCCCATCATTGACATATCTTATCCAGCAGCAGATAAAACAACAGCATGACCCCACAAAAACCTTAGTCACTTGCAGGCCTAAGATCCAACCAGACTCATCATGTGTCTCTTAGCTGGAACAGGCCAAAGTCCTATTTATAATGAACCTTTAACAGCATGGAGTCGGGCGCACGCGCAGTAGAGGCTGGATTGTTGCAGCCCCAGACAGGGCGGCCCGTTACCAAGCACTGCACCGCGCAGGGTCTGACAACGACGACAGCAACGGGCATTGACATAAGGAATACTGCCAGCGTGATAACAACACAGACGCTCCTGAATACAGTGAGTATCACCGCATTTACGCCCCGCTGACCCACCCTGCCTTTTAAATCTCTCCTTTCTTTCTGCGCGTAAAGGTGTTTAACCAGGGAGCTGTGCTTTATTCCCATGCAGCGAGGATATTTCCCGTGTGCTGACAGTCCTGAGGTATTCTGGGAGGCCTGTAGAGGGGGCCGCTATGAGAGCAGCACCCAGCGTTgcggcttttaaaaaaataaaaaaacaaaaaaacaaaagcacccAGCAAACGGGCACATTTATTGTCCTCAGCTCGGGTTTGAAATGTCAGATCCCCGCCCATTTGCTTTCGCTTGACTTCAGCGATTTTTGCTGCAGTCATTATGGGAGCTTTTTCCAAGGCCCGGCAGATTTTTGGAGAATAGATTGACTTCCCTTCGTGCGCTGCTCTCGATACAATTGcccttatttaaaaatttttttacccCCGCTGCGTGGTCTTTGGCTGTTCATGTAGCTGAAGCAGTACGGGTTTATCTCATCCTGCCTATTGATAGGTGCTTATAAGGTTATAGGCTACAAGCATGTAATTGCAGTAAAGCCAATAGCCCGTGGGAGAATGCATTGCTGAAGGTGCATTCACAATAGAAGTATTATCAACAGAAATGCCCGATTCAGCTGTTAATACAGTAAAACTGAGAGACATGGTTTCATTAGCCTTTGGCTGTCAGGTGCAGGCGCGGAGCGGCGTGTTACCTTGaaagcataattttaaaatcacCACCTTACCCGTGTTAATATGCATATTAGTGCAGGAGAGGTCTGAGGTGTTACAAGATCATTTG is part of the Archocentrus centrarchus isolate MPI-CPG fArcCen1 chromosome 22, fArcCen1, whole genome shotgun sequence genome and encodes:
- the dpysl5a gene encoding dihydropyrimidinase-related protein 5a isoform X1 gives rise to the protein MRSIAMSSSSANVRILIKGGKVVNDDCTQEADVYIENGIIQQVGKELMIPGGAKVIDASGKLVLPGGIDTSVHLEESFMNATTADDFYSGTKAALAGGTTMVIGHVLPEKNESLLEAYEKCRSSADSKSCCDYALHVGVTWWGPKVRAEMEKLVRDKGVNSFQMFMAYKDMFMLRDSELFQVLQHCKDIGAIARVHAENGELVAEGAKEALDLGITGPEGIEISRPEELEAEATHRAITIANRAHCPIYLVNVSSMSAGDVVATAKMQGKVVHGETTTANAVLNGMQYYHHDWCHAAAHVTVPPLRLDPNTPNFLMSLLGNDTLNVLGSDHRPFTIKQKAMGKDDFTKIPHGLPGIQDRMSVIWEKGVIGGKMDENRFVAVTSSNAAKIYNLYPRKGRIIPGADADVVVWDPEGSKIISVESQVQGGDINLYEGLRCHGVPLVTISRGRLVYENGMFTCAEGSGKFCPLRTFPDYLYKKMVQREKCQAVKAVEREPYTGEVVAVVNSGKRDTGSSDLDTPTRPCTRHGGMRDLHESSFSLSGAQIDDNIPKRSSARILAPPGGRSSGIW
- the dpysl5a gene encoding dihydropyrimidinase-related protein 5a isoform X2, whose translation is MSSSSANVRILIKGGKVVNDDCTQEADVYIENGIIQQVGKELMIPGGAKVIDASGKLVLPGGIDTSVHLEESFMNATTADDFYSGTKAALAGGTTMVIGHVLPEKNESLLEAYEKCRSSADSKSCCDYALHVGVTWWGPKVRAEMEKLVRDKGVNSFQMFMAYKDMFMLRDSELFQVLQHCKDIGAIARVHAENGELVAEGAKEALDLGITGPEGIEISRPEELEAEATHRAITIANRAHCPIYLVNVSSMSAGDVVATAKMQGKVVHGETTTANAVLNGMQYYHHDWCHAAAHVTVPPLRLDPNTPNFLMSLLGNDTLNVLGSDHRPFTIKQKAMGKDDFTKIPHGLPGIQDRMSVIWEKGVIGGKMDENRFVAVTSSNAAKIYNLYPRKGRIIPGADADVVVWDPEGSKIISVESQVQGGDINLYEGLRCHGVPLVTISRGRLVYENGMFTCAEGSGKFCPLRTFPDYLYKKMVQREKCQAVKAVEREPYTGEVVAVVNSGKRDTGSSDLDTPTRPCTRHGGMRDLHESSFSLSGAQIDDNIPKRSSARILAPPGGRSSGIW